In Phormidium yuhuli AB48, one genomic interval encodes:
- the prmA gene encoding 50S ribosomal protein L11 methyltransferase, with translation MSSSWWEIQILGHPALEETIFWRLENFGCRGVVSEAQADSCLMRAYLHQDRVQMLDLAALSLWLRQDAIAIDLPPPGTRWHLIEEEDWSSSWKEHWQPTDIGDRFIVYPAWLDPPQGSDRILLKLDPGVAFGTGAHATTQLCLESLEMRFSLGEEHPVIADIGCGSGILSIGAALLGAKKIYAVDVDPLAVKAARANQALNNISSEIMVVEEGSLDRIPSLANHQPVDAILCNILAETIVELVPQMSAIAAPHTWGVISGVLLEQAKPMADVLEQHGWIVATLWKRQEWCCFNIRRS, from the coding sequence ATGAGCAGTAGCTGGTGGGAAATCCAAATTTTGGGACATCCAGCGTTAGAGGAAACCATTTTCTGGCGTTTGGAAAACTTCGGCTGTCGGGGAGTGGTGAGTGAAGCACAAGCAGACTCCTGTTTGATGCGAGCCTATCTCCATCAAGATCGGGTGCAAATGCTGGACTTAGCGGCCCTATCCCTCTGGCTACGCCAGGATGCGATCGCCATTGATTTACCCCCGCCAGGGACTCGTTGGCATCTGATTGAGGAGGAAGATTGGTCCAGTAGCTGGAAGGAACATTGGCAGCCGACGGATATTGGCGATCGCTTTATCGTCTATCCCGCCTGGCTCGATCCCCCCCAAGGGAGCGATCGCATTCTCCTGAAACTCGATCCCGGGGTGGCCTTCGGCACCGGGGCCCACGCCACCACCCAACTCTGTCTGGAATCCCTAGAAATGCGTTTCAGTCTCGGTGAAGAACATCCCGTCATCGCCGATATTGGCTGTGGTTCGGGGATTCTTTCCATTGGGGCCGCCCTATTGGGGGCGAAAAAGATTTACGCTGTAGATGTGGACCCCTTGGCGGTGAAAGCCGCTCGGGCCAATCAAGCCCTCAATAACATTTCCAGCGAGATCATGGTGGTGGAAGAGGGCAGCCTCGATCGCATCCCCAGTCTAGCCAATCATCAACCCGTCGACGCCATCCTCTGTAATATCTTGGCGGAAACCATTGTCGAGCTGGTTCCCCAAATGAGTGCCATTGCCGCTCCCCATACCTGGGGGGTCATCAGTGGGGTTCTCCTCGAACAAGCCAAACCCATGGCAGATGTCTTAGAACAACATGGCTGGATTGTGGCAACCCTCTGGAAACGCCAAGAATGGTGTTGTTTTAACATTCGCCGCAGTTAG
- the serA gene encoding phosphoglycerate dehydrogenase — protein MPKVLVSDSVDRAGIEILSQVAQVDEKTGLPLSDLISIIPEYDALMIRSGTQVTKEVIEAGAQLKIIGRAGVGVDNVDVAAATRQGIVVVNSPEGNTIAAAEHALAMMMSLSRYVPDANHSVKSGDWNRKAFIGAEIYKKTLGLIGLGKIGSHVANVAKAMGMKLIAYDPYISNERAEQIGCRLVELDVLIQEADYITLHIPRTEETANLINAEALAKMKPTARIINCARGGLIDEAALAEAVKEGRIAGAALDVFGNEPLEEDSPLRDGGKNLILTPHLGASTAEAQVNVAVDVAEQIRDVLLGLPARSAVNIPGLYPDALAKLRPYLELAETLGNMVGQLAGGRVESLTISLQGDLANQDSKPITIAALKGLLTPALRERVNYVNANIEAKERGIRIIEMRDASVRDYTDSLHLEAKGSRGQHTVTGALLGDGELRITNVDEFPVNVPPIQHMLFTRHRDMPGIIGRIGSLLGSFNVNIASMQVGRKIVRGDAVMVLSLDDPLPEGILEEILKVSGIRDAYTVTM, from the coding sequence ATGCCAAAAGTTCTTGTTTCCGATTCCGTCGATCGCGCAGGGATCGAAATTCTCTCTCAAGTCGCGCAAGTTGATGAAAAAACCGGACTGCCTCTGTCCGACCTCATCTCGATTATCCCCGAGTACGATGCTTTGATGATTCGTTCGGGAACCCAAGTCACCAAAGAGGTCATTGAAGCCGGCGCACAACTGAAAATCATTGGTCGCGCCGGGGTGGGGGTGGATAACGTCGATGTGGCGGCGGCCACCCGTCAGGGGATTGTCGTCGTCAACTCTCCCGAAGGAAACACCATTGCTGCGGCTGAACATGCCTTAGCGATGATGATGTCCCTCTCTCGCTATGTCCCCGATGCTAACCACTCCGTCAAAAGCGGGGACTGGAATCGTAAAGCCTTTATCGGCGCAGAAATTTACAAGAAAACCCTGGGATTGATTGGCTTAGGTAAAATCGGCTCCCATGTGGCGAATGTTGCTAAAGCGATGGGGATGAAACTCATTGCCTATGATCCCTATATCTCCAATGAACGGGCCGAACAAATTGGCTGCCGTTTGGTGGAACTCGATGTTCTGATTCAAGAAGCCGACTATATCACCCTGCATATTCCCCGCACCGAGGAAACCGCCAACCTCATCAACGCCGAGGCCCTGGCTAAAATGAAACCCACGGCCCGCATTATCAATTGTGCTCGGGGAGGACTCATCGATGAAGCGGCCCTGGCCGAAGCGGTGAAAGAAGGACGCATCGCCGGTGCGGCGCTCGATGTCTTTGGCAATGAACCCCTGGAAGAGGACTCTCCCCTCCGGGATGGCGGTAAAAACTTGATTCTGACTCCCCACCTGGGGGCCTCCACCGCTGAGGCTCAGGTGAATGTTGCCGTGGATGTGGCCGAACAAATTCGCGATGTGCTGCTGGGACTTCCCGCTCGTTCGGCCGTCAATATCCCCGGACTCTATCCCGATGCGTTGGCTAAACTCCGTCCCTATCTAGAACTGGCCGAGACCCTGGGAAATATGGTGGGACAACTGGCCGGGGGCCGGGTGGAGTCTCTGACGATTTCCCTACAAGGGGATTTGGCCAATCAAGACAGCAAGCCGATTACCATTGCCGCTCTCAAAGGCCTATTGACCCCCGCTCTACGGGAACGGGTCAATTATGTGAATGCCAACATTGAAGCCAAGGAACGGGGCATCCGTATTATTGAAATGCGCGATGCTTCAGTTCGCGACTATACGGATTCCCTCCATCTCGAAGCCAAAGGCTCCCGGGGCCAGCATACGGTCACGGGGGCGCTGCTGGGGGATGGGGAACTGCGCATTACCAACGTGGATGAGTTCCCGGTGAATGTGCCACCGATTCAACATATGCTCTTTACCCGTCACCGGGATATGCCGGGGATTATTGGCCGCATTGGCTCCCTGTTGGGTAGCTTTAATGTCAACATTGCCAGTATGCAGGTCGGACGCAAGATTGTCCGGGGTGATGCGGTGATGGTACTGAGTTTGGATGATCCCTTACCCGAAGGCATTTTAGAGGAAATTCTCAAGGTGTCTGGAATTCGTGACGCCTATACCGTCACAATGTAG
- a CDS encoding HEPN domain-containing protein: MSRNYQTDIYKKYLELYEDLRTIVHETEKRVTQVDAAPDPFFSENYNFMTKAFLVNICIYLESYTKDIVCHKIDSINRILATSEIPYNLVKWSIQFPKDLKDAELRFENMRITIKRQDIDSYISGNPYKVLRLLKRLGLDLKISQERLELIDSIVKKRNQIIHQNSDASDISLSDILRYIDEVLEYMLILDHSLA, translated from the coding sequence ATGAGTAGAAATTATCAGACTGACATTTACAAAAAATATTTGGAGCTATACGAAGATTTGAGAACTATTGTACATGAAACAGAGAAAAGAGTTACACAGGTTGATGCAGCCCCAGATCCATTTTTTTCTGAAAATTATAATTTTATGACTAAAGCATTTTTGGTCAACATTTGTATCTACCTAGAATCGTACACCAAAGATATTGTCTGTCATAAAATAGATAGTATTAATAGGATCTTGGCAACGTCAGAGATTCCCTACAACTTAGTTAAGTGGTCAATTCAATTTCCTAAAGATTTGAAAGATGCTGAGTTGCGATTTGAGAATATGAGAATAACAATAAAAAGGCAGGATATAGATTCATATATATCTGGAAATCCCTATAAAGTGCTGCGACTCCTCAAAAGGCTGGGTTTGGATTTAAAGATTTCCCAGGAAAGATTAGAGCTAATAGACAGTATTGTGAAAAAGCGAAATCAGATTATTCACCAAAATAGCGATGCGAGTGACATCTCCCTATCTGACATTTTAAGATATATTGATGAAGTATTAGAGTACATGCTTATCTTAGATCATAGCCTAGCCTGA
- a CDS encoding DUF262 domain-containing protein: protein MNSPIASNRSLDLYPIDYPFETLIARIKKNKLKLNPDFQRKYKWDKEGWQRASRFIESCLMRIPLPSCYFAEDQEGNHYVIDGVQRLTTVHRFFADEFPLEELTEFKNLEGKYFSQLGDYQSELENTTIRCIILRKTNPQYLVREIFSRLNQGAVQLSSQEIRHALYGGPFDDLLTELAERDEIKKFKLGKSGQSKKDSLEAEEQVLRYFALRDSLDVYQGRLSKYLDEYMERNQNISEQKINEFREEFHQTLDKCVAVFGDTVFVNTTKERTRQSLIYYDLLMHSFRNRSKESLTSKKNVIQSKFQELCQEPEFRSSINSGSQNKNSILRRRKMWEEKLEEVCSDE, encoded by the coding sequence ATGAATAGCCCTATAGCCAGTAACCGCTCTTTGGATTTGTATCCAATAGACTACCCATTCGAGACTTTAATTGCCAGAATAAAAAAAAATAAATTAAAGTTGAATCCAGATTTTCAACGAAAATATAAATGGGATAAAGAAGGTTGGCAGAGAGCCTCACGGTTTATCGAGTCCTGTTTAATGCGAATTCCTTTACCATCCTGTTATTTTGCTGAAGATCAGGAGGGAAATCACTATGTTATTGATGGTGTCCAAAGGCTGACAACAGTCCATCGTTTCTTTGCTGATGAATTCCCCTTAGAAGAGCTTACAGAATTCAAGAATTTAGAAGGAAAATACTTTTCTCAGCTCGGAGATTATCAATCAGAGCTTGAAAATACAACAATTCGCTGCATTATCTTGAGAAAAACCAACCCCCAATATCTCGTCAGAGAGATTTTCTCTCGCCTCAATCAAGGGGCTGTTCAGCTTTCAAGCCAGGAAATTCGTCATGCGCTCTATGGAGGTCCTTTTGATGACCTGCTGACTGAGTTGGCAGAACGTGACGAAATCAAAAAATTTAAACTAGGAAAATCAGGTCAGAGTAAAAAAGACTCCCTAGAAGCTGAAGAACAAGTCTTGCGTTACTTCGCTTTGCGAGATAGTTTGGATGTCTACCAAGGCCGACTTTCTAAGTACTTAGATGAGTACATGGAAAGAAATCAAAACATATCGGAGCAAAAAATAAATGAATTTCGAGAAGAATTTCATCAGACACTAGATAAGTGCGTAGCGGTGTTTGGCGATACAGTTTTTGTCAATACAACTAAGGAACGAACTCGTCAAAGCCTCATCTACTACGATCTGCTAATGCACAGTTTCCGAAATCGTTCTAAAGAGAGTTTAACCTCCAAGAAGAATGTTATTCAATCTAAATTTCAAGAACTTTGTCAGGAGCCTGAGTTTCGTAGCTCGATAAATAGTGGTTCGCAAAACAAAAACTCTATTTTACGAAGGCGGAAAATGTGGGAAGAAAAGTTAGAAGAAGTATGTTCTGATGAGTAG
- a CDS encoding quinone-dependent dihydroorotate dehydrogenase, whose amino-acid sequence MNLYQDIFRPILFATADPEWVHRQFIASLRYLSRQQTVIPPNIVARAIASQMRSQCCFPEERLQQTLWGLTFPNPLGLAAGFDKNGEVGQFWGALGFGFAELGTVTWHPQPGNPPPRLFRLIEDQAALNRMGFNNCGAKMMAQNLTPVRSPELPPIPIGINLGKSKVTALEEAMEDYRDSFEVLQGLGDYFVVNVSSPNTPGLRSLQAPERLEQILKTLMDINADAKPILVKIAPDLETGEIQAILDLALELDLGGVIATNTTISRTGLKTQRLAKTGNLLEDEAGGISGAPLKQRSTDVIREIWQYTEGKLPIIGTGGVASADDAWDKITAGASLLEVYTGWIYQGPGLAKQVLSGLVAKLEQQGLSHISQAVGLAHQT is encoded by the coding sequence ATGAACCTATACCAAGACATTTTTCGCCCAATCCTATTCGCCACAGCCGATCCCGAATGGGTACACCGGCAGTTTATAGCGAGCCTACGATATCTTTCACGCCAGCAGACGGTGATTCCGCCTAACATTGTCGCGCGGGCGATCGCCTCCCAAATGCGGAGCCAATGTTGTTTTCCCGAGGAGCGCCTGCAACAAACCCTCTGGGGTCTAACCTTTCCCAACCCTCTCGGCTTAGCAGCGGGGTTTGACAAAAATGGTGAAGTGGGGCAATTCTGGGGGGCCTTGGGATTTGGATTTGCAGAACTCGGGACGGTGACATGGCATCCCCAACCCGGAAATCCTCCCCCACGACTGTTCCGCCTTATTGAAGACCAGGCTGCCTTAAATCGCATGGGTTTTAATAATTGTGGGGCCAAGATGATGGCCCAGAACTTAACGCCGGTGCGATCGCCCGAACTGCCCCCCATTCCCATCGGCATCAACCTCGGTAAGTCCAAGGTAACAGCCCTAGAGGAGGCAATGGAGGACTACCGCGATAGCTTCGAGGTGTTGCAAGGACTCGGGGACTATTTTGTGGTCAACGTCTCCTCGCCCAACACCCCAGGACTGCGATCGCTCCAGGCTCCGGAACGTTTGGAGCAAATTTTAAAAACCCTGATGGATATCAATGCAGATGCTAAGCCTATTCTAGTCAAAATTGCCCCCGATTTGGAAACCGGGGAAATACAGGCCATTCTCGATCTAGCCCTGGAGCTAGACTTAGGGGGAGTCATTGCCACCAACACCACCATCTCCCGAACGGGGTTAAAAACCCAACGGCTGGCCAAAACAGGAAACTTACTGGAGGACGAAGCCGGAGGTATCAGCGGCGCCCCTCTGAAACAACGCTCCACAGACGTGATTCGGGAAATTTGGCAATACACCGAAGGCAAACTCCCCATCATCGGCACCGGAGGAGTCGCCAGTGCCGATGATGCTTGGGACAAAATCACCGCTGGAGCCAGTTTGCTGGAAGTTTACACCGGCTGGATTTACCAAGGGCCCGGACTCGCCAAACAAGTTCTCTCAGGACTGGTAGCCAAATTGGAGCAACAGGGCTTATCTCACATCTCCCAAGCCGTGGGACTCGCCCATCAAACTTAG
- a CDS encoding GAF domain-containing sensor histidine kinase translates to MQDAHATSSKNSLISLSQTLQILREQESIDGLVTTTLAYLRREFNYALLWVGLYDRLSHRLQGVAGELTQEGQPKIPQQFALSPGDIMEQTVIQQSPVQVADLREEVRGGEWQALASRYGIQGTTVFPLCHRHLCFGVVVLGSHLWGDFPSVEQRSVLSMLFGELAMGFHQADLDEQRQRLKRPHEPLLEMMSQLQESQSLDHRLMTIVATTQQFLMPARTHIYWYDGDRELFWLRSREQAAYSGGQSVPRRTTRNGSQPGAAGEIPLAEFGGFYKTLCGNRLVAIGEAYSSLKADATTRLMAQIGARSLLAAPILSKGQLLGFLSVEGTEARIWREEEKDYIRGAAQLVAIATPLSHLQERMAEIEEDRHLTLALPEEGTNLDTYSQRLSRRLRDAPVLVFSADSQTNQIELLSVCPTASGWQAGESFPSLSFVDWQLLQHSEGAIALQLGEDFNETSTRGGGDMRLTSWQPLFIEAGVRSPLIANTEPGQLPKHFVVIAEPSERVWTESERELVTLASRQVGQILRSQAIQQKSQQNQKMVKGIRHSLDCLANAETWEAAEASHIQYLAQMLESSFVGLVTWEPGLKTGILSTLVEQEAYGISPGQEVSVKKERLLQKVLSHSGVFGPVAVDRLPAVSQAWLGPLQGLVLRAIGLQTFASSKGTGVIVVADSPQREWTERQVEVLELLAGQLAWGRRAVLLEKRLNRYRDRLDPLNWYKQHRLEELYRSIGLDIKQLTQLTDLTGGVANLEDDDSRARSVQQVRHQELLRHLSDSLNGAIHLLKYEQWRLQLKPEPISIVRLFARVLERVEPATAKRQIWMQVHRDQNVSLYADPAKFELVFVEVLLAACRRSPVGGRIDIWYHPVTAEGEAGTEFIELSVTDGGEVSPRILGAFQPAILSAPRNKRDALAASPLDRPPGLELIIFERLMRQMGGDFLIEKIEDGRIVSRLLVPRHS, encoded by the coding sequence ATGCAAGACGCTCACGCAACCAGCTCCAAAAATTCTCTGATTAGTCTCAGTCAGACCCTGCAAATCCTCCGGGAGCAGGAGAGCATTGATGGGTTAGTGACCACGACTCTGGCCTACCTCCGGCGTGAGTTTAACTATGCACTGTTGTGGGTTGGACTCTATGACCGCCTCAGCCATCGTCTGCAAGGGGTGGCGGGAGAACTGACCCAAGAGGGTCAGCCGAAAATACCTCAACAGTTTGCCCTGAGTCCTGGGGATATTATGGAGCAGACGGTGATTCAACAGTCCCCTGTCCAGGTCGCCGATTTACGGGAGGAAGTCCGGGGGGGAGAATGGCAGGCTCTAGCCAGTCGCTATGGGATTCAAGGAACAACGGTGTTTCCTTTGTGTCATCGCCATCTCTGTTTTGGGGTGGTGGTGTTGGGGTCCCATCTTTGGGGAGATTTTCCTTCGGTTGAGCAGCGTTCTGTCCTCTCGATGCTCTTTGGGGAGTTGGCGATGGGATTCCATCAAGCGGATCTCGATGAGCAACGTCAACGGCTGAAACGTCCCCATGAGCCGTTGTTGGAGATGATGTCTCAGTTGCAGGAGTCTCAGAGTTTGGATCACCGTCTCATGACGATTGTGGCGACGACGCAACAGTTTTTGATGCCGGCTCGGACTCATATCTATTGGTATGATGGCGATCGCGAGCTGTTTTGGTTACGCAGCCGAGAACAGGCCGCCTATTCCGGTGGTCAAAGTGTACCCCGAAGAACGACTCGGAATGGGTCTCAACCTGGGGCAGCTGGTGAAATTCCGTTGGCGGAGTTTGGTGGCTTTTATAAAACTCTTTGTGGTAATCGCTTGGTGGCGATTGGTGAGGCGTATTCCTCGTTAAAGGCAGATGCAACCACTCGTTTGATGGCGCAAATTGGGGCGCGATCGCTCCTGGCGGCTCCGATTCTCTCTAAAGGACAGTTGTTAGGTTTTCTCTCGGTAGAGGGGACGGAGGCTCGTATTTGGAGGGAGGAGGAGAAGGATTATATTCGCGGTGCGGCCCAGTTGGTGGCGATTGCTACACCCTTATCCCATCTACAAGAGCGCATGGCGGAGATTGAGGAGGATCGGCATTTGACGTTGGCCTTACCGGAGGAAGGGACGAATTTGGACACCTATAGCCAACGGCTGAGTCGACGGCTTAGAGATGCGCCGGTGTTGGTGTTTTCGGCGGATTCACAGACGAATCAGATTGAGTTACTCTCCGTCTGTCCGACTGCTTCCGGTTGGCAAGCGGGGGAGTCATTTCCCTCTCTGTCATTTGTGGATTGGCAGTTGCTGCAACATAGTGAGGGGGCGATCGCGCTCCAGTTGGGAGAGGATTTTAATGAAACCTCTACCCGAGGCGGGGGGGATATGCGCCTGACCTCTTGGCAACCGTTGTTTATTGAGGCGGGGGTGCGATCGCCCCTGATTGCTAATACGGAACCTGGACAACTTCCGAAACACTTTGTGGTGATTGCGGAGCCGTCTGAACGGGTTTGGACCGAGTCAGAACGGGAGTTAGTGACCCTAGCCAGTCGTCAAGTGGGGCAAATTCTCCGCAGTCAGGCCATCCAACAGAAAAGCCAACAAAACCAAAAGATGGTGAAGGGGATTCGTCATAGTTTGGATTGTTTGGCCAATGCTGAGACTTGGGAAGCGGCAGAAGCGAGTCATATTCAGTATCTAGCACAGATGTTGGAATCTTCCTTTGTGGGCCTTGTGACCTGGGAACCGGGGCTCAAAACGGGGATTCTCAGTACCTTGGTGGAGCAGGAGGCCTATGGAATTTCTCCAGGCCAAGAGGTGAGTGTGAAGAAGGAACGACTTTTGCAAAAGGTGCTCTCTCATTCCGGGGTGTTTGGTCCAGTTGCCGTTGATCGACTGCCTGCGGTGAGTCAAGCTTGGTTGGGTCCGTTGCAAGGTTTAGTGCTGCGGGCGATCGGGCTACAAACCTTTGCGAGTAGCAAGGGGACTGGGGTGATTGTAGTGGCGGATTCTCCTCAACGGGAGTGGACAGAGCGTCAGGTGGAGGTGTTGGAATTATTAGCGGGGCAGTTAGCTTGGGGACGGCGGGCGGTGTTATTGGAAAAACGACTCAATCGTTATCGCGATCGCCTTGACCCCCTGAATTGGTATAAACAGCACCGTTTGGAAGAGCTTTATCGCAGCATTGGTTTAGACATTAAACAGCTCACCCAGTTAACAGATTTAACAGGAGGCGTGGCGAATTTAGAGGACGATGATAGTCGGGCGCGATCGGTGCAACAGGTGCGTCATCAGGAGTTGTTACGCCACCTCTCCGATAGTCTCAATGGTGCCATTCATCTGTTGAAGTATGAGCAGTGGCGTTTACAACTGAAACCGGAGCCGATCTCAATTGTGCGGTTGTTTGCCAGAGTTTTGGAGCGAGTCGAACCAGCGACAGCGAAACGTCAGATTTGGATGCAAGTGCATCGAGACCAAAATGTCAGCCTTTACGCAGATCCAGCCAAGTTTGAGTTAGTGTTTGTAGAAGTGTTGCTGGCGGCCTGTCGGCGATCGCCCGTGGGGGGAAGAATCGATATTTGGTATCATCCAGTGACAGCAGAAGGAGAAGCAGGGACAGAGTTTATTGAACTATCAGTTACGGATGGTGGTGAAGTCAGTCCCCGGATTTTAGGAGCCTTCCAGCCTGCGATTCTCAGCGCCCCCCGAAACAAGCGGGACGCACTAGCCGCCTCTCCACTAGACCGTCCACCCGGGTTAGAGTTAATTATTTTCGAGCGTTTAATGCGTCAGATGGGGGGAGATTTTCTAATTGAGAAGATTGAGGATGGACGCATTGTCAGTCGTCTATTAGTGCCTCGGCATTCTTAA
- a CDS encoding DUF4351 domain-containing protein — protein sequence MAVLRESPLAQELFREGRVEGQREGKLEGQREGQLELVLRLLTRRVGTLDESLVQRVRGLSSEELEGLAEALLDFSDVSDLQDWLANLTA from the coding sequence ATGGCTGTTTTACGTGAATCCCCATTGGCCCAAGAGTTGTTCCGGGAGGGACGAGTTGAAGGACAACGGGAAGGAAAACTCGAAGGACAACGGGAAGGTCAGTTGGAACTGGTGTTACGGTTATTGACTCGTCGGGTGGGGACGCTGGATGAGTCTTTAGTGCAACGAGTTCGAGGTCTGTCTTCCGAGGAGTTGGAAGGGTTGGCTGAGGCGTTATTGGACTTTTCTGATGTCTCGGATTTGCAAGATTGGCTGGCTAATTTGACCGCTTAA
- a CDS encoding transposase: MASRKTPLTPGQYYHVYNRGNNRQTIFFERENYHYFLTRLRHYLIDPQYIDLIAYCLIPNHYHLLIHLKNTDFSQAMRKFSLSYTKAINKRYNRVGSLFQGPFQFRHIDSNSYLLHVSRYIHLNPVEHHVTNPADWEFSSYPDYLNQRPGRLPQPEIILQQFPNLDAYRSFVESPTPTPSLSHLLME; encoded by the coding sequence ATGGCCTCTCGCAAAACCCCCCTAACCCCCGGCCAGTACTACCACGTCTACAACCGAGGAAACAACCGCCAAACCATCTTCTTCGAGCGAGAAAACTACCACTACTTCCTCACAAGACTCCGCCACTACCTCATCGACCCCCAATACATCGACCTCATCGCCTACTGTCTCATCCCCAACCACTACCATCTCCTCATCCACCTCAAAAACACTGATTTTTCCCAAGCCATGCGAAAATTCAGCCTCTCCTACACCAAAGCCATCAACAAACGATACAACCGAGTGGGTTCACTCTTCCAAGGACCTTTCCAATTCCGCCACATCGATAGTAACTCCTACCTCCTCCACGTCAGCCGTTACATCCACCTCAACCCCGTCGAACACCACGTCACCAACCCCGCCGACTGGGAATTTTCCAGCTATCCCGACTACCTAAACCAGCGACCCGGAAGACTTCCTCAACCTGAAATCATCCTCCAGCAATTCCCCAACCTCGACGCTTACCGTTCCTTCGTCGAAAGTCCCACCCCCACCCCGTCGCTGAGTCACCTCCTCATGGAGTGA
- a CDS encoding DUF4351 domain-containing protein, translating into MVKKKADLGSKKLISLAPESWASWLTNCPNIKVEELLDSNLQWVGRENDSLLKVSTPELGEFLLLVELQLRYPRKMPLRLRVYTALAEEKYELPVYPVLINILPHVKDPQIPNRYESEFNGIRALQEYRVINLWEVDVNLVFEQNIRSLLPFVPILKGGDEEQVVRRALRELRADEELSELESLLSFFSTFVLELPVVQQIMRWDMAVLRESPLAQELFREGRVEGQREGKLEGQREGKLEGQLELVLRLLTRRVGTLDESLVQRVRGLSSEELEGLAEALLDFSDISDLQDWLANLTA; encoded by the coding sequence ATGGTTAAGAAAAAAGCTGACCTAGGCAGCAAAAAGCTCATCAGTCTTGCCCCAGAAAGCTGGGCAAGCTGGCTCACCAATTGCCCCAACATCAAAGTCGAAGAACTATTAGACTCAAACCTACAATGGGTGGGGCGAGAAAACGACAGTCTCCTAAAAGTGAGTACCCCCGAATTAGGAGAGTTCTTGCTTCTCGTAGAACTTCAGCTACGGTATCCTCGAAAAATGCCCCTGCGGCTGAGGGTCTATACCGCCTTAGCCGAAGAAAAATATGAATTACCCGTGTATCCCGTATTAATCAACATTTTGCCCCACGTCAAAGACCCACAAATCCCCAATCGCTACGAATCAGAATTTAATGGGATTCGGGCCTTGCAAGAGTATCGAGTCATCAACTTGTGGGAAGTGGATGTCAATCTCGTGTTTGAGCAAAATATCCGCAGTTTGTTGCCATTTGTGCCAATTTTAAAAGGAGGGGATGAAGAACAAGTCGTTCGTCGGGCCCTGCGGGAATTGCGGGCTGATGAAGAGTTATCCGAGTTAGAATCGTTGCTCTCATTTTTCTCGACATTTGTGTTAGAGTTGCCGGTAGTACAACAGATTATGAGGTGGGATATGGCTGTTTTACGTGAATCTCCGTTGGCCCAAGAGTTGTTCCGCGAGGGACGAGTTGAAGGACAACGGGAAGGAAAACTCGAAGGACAACGGGAAGGAAAACTCGAAGGTCAGTTAGAACTGGTGTTACGGTTATTGACTCGTCGGGTGGGGACGCTGGATGAGTCTTTAGTGCAACGAGTTCGAGGTCTGTCTTCCGAGGAGTTGGAAGGGTTGGCTGAGGCGTTGTTGGACTTTTCCGATATCTCGGACTTGCAAGATTGGTTAGCTAATTTGACCGCTTAA